A window of the Armatimonadota bacterium genome harbors these coding sequences:
- a CDS encoding helix-turn-helix domain-containing protein: protein MLKHDWMRKRDRRTRRFGQDGLSEQDDRLFDEEASLDAVLGLGEDDHAEVALEQEPWPTEVAATWETDSSATDAAGEDAAEVPHANVAADSEDAMTPWPEDVLADQDEAPEPASDDEAENEEMEAPTVAAEPPAPEQVEPAPPRDDVRAVVERLDVPVQSLRDRLEQVLARQAQLPLDIEARQEVSEKAASSPRERRDELVQRLLDPTLNLHEAAVLLGVCRTTVRRYTDRGLLRCFRTPGNQRRFNLSDILDFMERQQRGEI, encoded by the coding sequence ATGCTGAAACATGACTGGATGCGCAAGCGCGACCGGCGTACCCGACGGTTCGGACAGGACGGCCTGTCGGAGCAGGATGACCGCCTGTTCGACGAAGAGGCGTCCCTGGACGCCGTGCTGGGCCTGGGCGAAGACGACCACGCCGAGGTGGCTCTGGAACAGGAGCCCTGGCCGACGGAGGTTGCTGCGACCTGGGAAACCGATAGTTCCGCGACGGACGCGGCCGGGGAGGATGCCGCCGAAGTCCCCCACGCCAATGTTGCGGCAGATTCGGAAGACGCGATGACGCCTTGGCCCGAAGACGTGCTCGCGGACCAGGACGAGGCACCCGAGCCTGCGTCGGACGATGAAGCGGAGAACGAGGAAATGGAAGCGCCCACCGTGGCGGCTGAGCCGCCTGCGCCAGAGCAGGTGGAGCCCGCACCGCCCCGCGATGATGTGCGAGCGGTGGTGGAGCGCCTTGATGTGCCCGTACAGAGCTTGCGTGACCGCCTGGAGCAGGTGCTCGCGCGCCAGGCACAGCTGCCGCTGGACATTGAGGCGCGCCAGGAAGTCTCCGAAAAAGCCGCCTCCAGTCCCCGTGAGCGCCGGGATGAACTGGTTCAGCGTCTCCTGGACCCCACTCTCAACCTGCATGAGGCCGCGGTATTGCTGGGCGTGTGCCGTACTACGGTGCGCCGGTACACGGACCGCGGCCTGTTGCGCTGTTTCCGCACCCCGGGGAACCAGCGCCGGTTCAATCTCTCCGACATTCTCGACTTCATGGAGCGCCAGCAGCGGGGCGAAATCTGA